The proteins below are encoded in one region of Methylobacillus flagellatus KT:
- the mlaE gene encoding lipid asymmetry maintenance ABC transporter permease subunit MlaE — protein sequence MFSAVANMLRGIGHRVIDRLWRFGAGIRFFFYVLIYSGESFRRLHLTIREIYFTGVLSLIIILVSAFFVGMVLALQGYNTLQRYGSSEAIGVLVALSLVRELGPVVTALLFAGRAGTAITAEIGLMRATEQLSAMEMMAVSPIARVVAPRFWAGLFSMPLLAALFSMVGVLGGYLVAVPLIGVDAGAFWSQMQASVDFREDIVNGVIKSLVFGIACTMIALFEGFDAPPTAEGVSRATTRTVVNSSLAVLGLDFIMTSFMIVA from the coding sequence ATGTTTAGTGCTGTGGCGAATATGCTGCGCGGGATCGGTCATCGCGTGATTGACCGCCTGTGGCGGTTCGGTGCCGGGATCCGTTTTTTCTTCTACGTCCTGATTTACTCAGGCGAGAGTTTCCGCAGGCTACACCTGACCATACGCGAGATTTATTTTACTGGCGTGTTGTCATTGATCATTATCCTCGTCTCGGCGTTCTTCGTTGGCATGGTGCTGGCCTTGCAAGGATATAACACCTTGCAGCGCTATGGCTCTTCCGAGGCGATTGGCGTGCTGGTGGCCTTGTCGCTGGTGCGTGAGCTGGGACCGGTGGTTACCGCCTTGCTGTTCGCCGGGCGCGCCGGTACCGCGATCACGGCGGAAATTGGTCTGATGAGGGCGACTGAGCAGTTATCTGCCATGGAGATGATGGCGGTTAGCCCCATCGCCCGCGTGGTGGCGCCGAGATTCTGGGCGGGGCTGTTCTCCATGCCGTTGCTGGCGGCCTTGTTCTCCATGGTCGGGGTGCTGGGCGGCTACCTGGTGGCGGTTCCCTTGATTGGAGTGGATGCAGGTGCGTTCTGGTCGCAAATGCAGGCCAGTGTGGATTTTCGCGAAGATATTGTGAATGGGGTAATCAAGAGCCTGGTGTTCGGTATTGCCTGCACCATGATTGCCCTGTTTGAAGGTTTTGATGCGCCACCGACTGCCGAGGGCGTCAGCCGCGCGACGACACGTACGGTGGTGAATTCCTCTCTGGCAGTACTAGGGCTCGATTTTATAATGACTTCGTTCATGATTGTTGCGTAA
- the mlaD gene encoding outer membrane lipid asymmetry maintenance protein MlaD — protein sequence MERTTIDLWVGVFVAAGIAALFGLALKVGNFNSATLGETYSVTGAFENIGSLKPRAPVKSAGVVVGRVDAIRFDPETYEALVTVKVDKRYPFPKDTFANIYTAGLLGEQYIGLEAGGDDKMLQDGDKFIKTQDAVVLEKMISQFLYSKASESADGQSNNSKEAE from the coding sequence ATGGAACGTACTACAATTGATCTTTGGGTCGGTGTTTTTGTGGCGGCAGGCATTGCCGCACTGTTCGGCTTGGCCTTGAAAGTGGGCAACTTCAATAGCGCCACCCTTGGCGAGACCTATAGTGTGACAGGGGCCTTCGAGAATATCGGCAGTCTCAAGCCTCGTGCCCCGGTGAAAAGTGCAGGCGTGGTCGTGGGGCGTGTGGATGCCATCCGGTTCGACCCCGAGACTTATGAAGCGCTCGTGACAGTGAAGGTGGACAAGCGGTATCCTTTCCCCAAGGATACCTTCGCCAATATTTATACTGCCGGCTTGCTTGGTGAGCAGTATATTGGCTTGGAAGCGGGCGGCGATGACAAGATGCTGCAGGATGGCGACAAGTTCATCAAGACGCAGGATGCTGTAGTGCTGGAGAAAATGATCAGCCAGTTTCTTTACAGCAAGGCATCCGAGTCAGCCGATGGTCAGTCTAACAATAGCAAAGAGGCGGAGTAA
- a CDS encoding MlaC/ttg2D family ABC transporter substrate-binding protein, protein MMKWMAAMAFVGCANLAVAEVAPDALVKQTAEDVLAIVKQDKDIQAGNQSKIFALAEEKILPNFNFDRVSRLVLGKAWNKATPEQKAAFQAEFRTLLLRTYATALSKYRDQTIEYKPFRAQPGDTDVKVKTQILQPGGQPVAVDYSLEKSGDGWKVYDITIEGVSLVTNYRSQFSNEIRQGGLDSLIQKLAAKNQESNK, encoded by the coding sequence ATGATGAAGTGGATGGCTGCGATGGCGTTTGTCGGGTGTGCAAACTTGGCTGTGGCGGAGGTGGCGCCCGATGCCCTGGTGAAGCAGACTGCCGAGGATGTGCTGGCGATAGTGAAGCAGGACAAGGATATTCAGGCAGGTAACCAGAGTAAGATTTTTGCGCTGGCAGAGGAAAAGATCCTGCCCAATTTCAACTTCGATCGTGTGTCGCGCCTAGTATTGGGCAAGGCCTGGAACAAGGCGACTCCCGAGCAGAAGGCAGCGTTTCAGGCTGAGTTTCGTACCTTGCTCCTCCGTACTTATGCAACTGCGTTGTCCAAGTACCGTGACCAGACCATTGAGTATAAGCCGTTTCGCGCTCAGCCTGGTGATACTGACGTCAAGGTGAAAACCCAGATACTGCAGCCAGGCGGTCAGCCGGTGGCTGTCGATTACAGCCTGGAGAAGAGTGGCGATGGTTGGAAAGTGTATGACATCACCATAGAAGGCGTCAGTCTGGTGACCAATTATCGTAGCCAATTCAGCAATGAGATTCGCCAGGGTGGCCTGGACAGCTTGATTCAGAAACTGGCTGCCAAGAACCAGGAATCCAACAAATAA
- a CDS encoding STAS domain-containing protein → MAQIQQQGNRWLLSGDMTINQVNVLLAESRALQMPSVLEVDLAQVAEVDTVALSLIFEWMRHAAANKVDIRVVNLPANLVGLATLYGVLELIPQSDSSHYH, encoded by the coding sequence TTGGCACAGATTCAACAACAAGGAAATCGCTGGCTGCTCAGTGGCGACATGACCATCAACCAGGTCAATGTTCTGCTTGCCGAAAGCAGAGCGCTGCAGATGCCCAGCGTACTGGAGGTCGACCTCGCCCAAGTGGCGGAGGTCGACACCGTGGCGCTCAGCTTGATTTTCGAATGGATGCGGCATGCTGCAGCCAACAAGGTCGATATTCGCGTGGTAAACCTTCCAGCCAATCTTGTCGGCTTGGCGACGCTATATGGCGTGCTTGAGCTGATTCCCCAATCCGACTCCAGTCATTACCATTGA
- a CDS encoding ABC transporter ATP-binding protein: MIPAINIQQVHKRFGDLHALKGIDLSIEQGEFFALLGPNGAGKSTLISLLAGLSRPSSGSLQVMGFDVSTHYAQARQALGVVPQELVFDPFFNVREMLRFQAGYFGRGRENDAWVDEIIESLGLADKASTNMRRLSGGMKRRALIGQALAHKPPVIVLDEPTAGVDVELRQTMWEFIRRLNREGHTIILTTHYLEEAETLCSRIAMMKQGEIVALDSTRNLLNRVPGKRLRLKLSANLPASLASLVKEGQAGEYVLALADVAQLEFILAELRLAGVTVEDMQLIEADLEDVFVEIVG, from the coding sequence ATGATTCCCGCGATCAATATCCAGCAGGTCCACAAGCGTTTTGGCGATCTACATGCGCTGAAAGGCATCGATTTGTCCATCGAGCAGGGGGAGTTCTTCGCATTGCTTGGCCCGAATGGGGCGGGAAAGTCAACGCTCATCAGCCTGTTGGCTGGCTTGTCTCGTCCCAGCAGCGGTAGCCTGCAGGTAATGGGTTTTGACGTCAGCACGCATTATGCCCAGGCGCGGCAGGCGCTGGGGGTAGTACCACAGGAGCTGGTGTTCGATCCTTTCTTCAATGTACGTGAGATGCTGCGCTTCCAGGCGGGGTATTTTGGCCGTGGTCGCGAAAATGATGCCTGGGTGGATGAAATCATCGAGTCTCTAGGCTTGGCTGACAAGGCTAGCACCAATATGCGCCGCCTGTCGGGCGGGATGAAGCGGCGTGCATTGATCGGCCAGGCACTTGCGCACAAGCCCCCCGTGATCGTGCTGGACGAGCCGACTGCCGGTGTGGATGTCGAGTTGCGCCAGACTATGTGGGAGTTCATTCGCAGGCTCAATCGCGAAGGCCACACTATTATCCTGACGACGCATTATCTGGAAGAAGCAGAAACACTCTGTAGCCGCATTGCCATGATGAAGCAAGGTGAAATCGTGGCACTGGACAGTACGCGCAACCTGTTGAATCGTGTCCCCGGAAAGCGCTTGCGCCTCAAGCTTTCTGCCAACCTGCCTGCTTCACTGGCCTCGCTGGTGAAAGAGGGGCAGGCAGGCGAATATGTCCTCGCTCTTGCCGATGTGGCGCAGCTGGAATTCATCCTGGCTGAGCTGCGGCTTGCGGGCGTGACTGTCGAGGATATGCAGCTGATCGAGGCTGACCTTGAGGATGTCTTCGTGGAGATTGTAGGCTGA
- a CDS encoding ABC transporter permease → MTKVATWNLRGTWTLFKKELLRFWRVSFQTVAAPVMTALLYLLIFSHVLEGRVQVYPGVGYTAFLIPGLIMMSLLQNAFANSSSSLIQSKIMGSLIFILLTPISHFGFYLAFLAASIIRGLVVGLGIYLVAMFFIDLPVAHPGWILAFALLGSALLGTAGIIAGIWAEKFDQMAAFQNFIIMPLSFLSGVFYSIHSLPPFWQQVSHLNPFFYMIDGFRYGFFGVGDISPYISLGVVAGCFFTLSFITLRMLKSGYKLRG, encoded by the coding sequence ATGACCAAGGTAGCAACCTGGAATCTGCGTGGGACGTGGACCTTGTTCAAGAAGGAGCTGCTACGCTTCTGGCGCGTCAGCTTCCAGACGGTGGCTGCGCCGGTGATGACCGCGCTGTTGTACTTGCTGATATTTTCTCATGTGCTGGAGGGGCGCGTGCAGGTGTATCCCGGCGTTGGGTATACAGCGTTCCTGATCCCGGGCTTGATCATGATGTCGCTGCTGCAGAACGCGTTTGCCAATAGCTCGTCCAGCCTGATTCAATCCAAGATCATGGGTAGCCTGATCTTTATCCTGCTGACGCCGATTTCACACTTTGGCTTCTACTTGGCTTTTCTTGCCGCTTCTATCATCCGCGGGCTGGTGGTAGGCCTGGGCATCTACCTGGTTGCCATGTTCTTCATCGACTTGCCGGTAGCGCATCCTGGGTGGATATTGGCATTTGCCTTGCTGGGCAGCGCATTGCTGGGAACTGCCGGCATCATCGCAGGTATCTGGGCAGAAAAGTTCGACCAGATGGCAGCTTTCCAGAACTTCATCATCATGCCGCTTTCATTCTTGTCCGGTGTATTTTATTCGATACACTCTCTGCCACCATTCTGGCAGCAGGTGTCGCATCTCAATCCGTTCTTTTACATGATAGACGGCTTCCGCTACGGCTTTTTTGGGGTGGGAGATATTTCGCCTTATATCAGTCTAGGCGTTGTGGCAGGGTGCTTTTTTACCCTATCATTCATTACTTTACGGATGTTGAAATCCGGCTATAAATTGCGAGGCTGA
- a CDS encoding BolA family protein, whose amino-acid sequence MLSAEALKNYIAQGLPCDHVQVLGDDGQHFEAVIVSPLFAGKNMVQQHQLVYQALGDRMKEEIHALSMRTFTPEAWAKFNAMR is encoded by the coding sequence GTGCTGAGTGCAGAAGCATTGAAAAACTATATTGCCCAGGGTCTTCCCTGTGATCATGTTCAGGTGCTAGGAGACGATGGGCAGCATTTCGAGGCGGTCATCGTGAGCCCGTTGTTTGCAGGCAAGAATATGGTGCAACAACACCAGTTGGTGTATCAGGCCCTGGGTGATCGGATGAAAGAGGAGATTCACGCCTTGTCGATGCGGACATTCACCCCGGAAGCCTGGGCTAAATTCAATGCCATGCGCTAA
- the grxD gene encoding Grx4 family monothiol glutaredoxin, with protein MDTQALIKNQVTSNPVVLYMKGSPKFPQCGFSGLAVQILQACGLKDFVAVDVLADPAIREGIKTYANWPTIPQLYIKGEFIGGADIMRDLYQQGELQKLLQEAQA; from the coding sequence ATGGATACACAAGCATTGATAAAAAACCAGGTGACGAGCAATCCGGTCGTGCTATACATGAAAGGCAGTCCCAAGTTCCCGCAATGCGGCTTTTCCGGACTGGCCGTACAAATCCTGCAAGCCTGCGGCTTGAAGGACTTCGTCGCCGTTGACGTGTTAGCCGATCCGGCAATTCGTGAGGGTATCAAAACCTATGCCAATTGGCCGACCATTCCTCAGCTTTACATCAAGGGAGAGTTCATCGGCGGTGCGGATATCATGCGGGATCTCTACCAGCAAGGTGAATTGCAGAAACTGTTGCAGGAAGCCCAGGCATAA
- the murA gene encoding UDP-N-acetylglucosamine 1-carboxyvinyltransferase, which translates to MDKLVIQGGVPLHGEISVSGAKNAALPILCAGLLTDGPLTLDNVPQLQDIATMRKLLLHMGVKIAELGAHCLRLDASDVHTCEAPYDMVKTMRASILVLGPLLARFGHARVSLPGGCAIGSRPVDLHIKGLQAMGAEIHIDHGYIEAKAAKLKGARVFMDIVTVTGTENLMMAATLADGLTILENAAKEPEVVDLAECLVKMGAKIEGAGTDVITVTGVASLHAASHDVVCDRIEAGTYMVATAMTGGEVRLSNARADLLDAVIDKLRESGAEVECSDNSIIVRSKGVVEHPGTLKSVSIRTAPHPAFPTDMQAQFMALNTVADTVATVTETIFENRFMHVQEMQRLGANIEVEGNTAIVRGREFLEGATVMATDLRASASLVLAALVARGETVIERIYHLDRGYERLEEKLRQLGARIQRIK; encoded by the coding sequence GTGGATAAGCTAGTCATCCAGGGCGGTGTCCCTTTGCACGGCGAAATATCGGTTTCCGGCGCCAAGAACGCAGCCTTGCCTATTCTGTGTGCGGGTCTGCTGACGGATGGACCACTGACGCTGGATAATGTGCCGCAATTGCAGGATATCGCCACCATGCGCAAATTGCTGCTGCACATGGGCGTGAAGATTGCTGAGTTGGGAGCGCATTGTCTGCGCCTGGATGCCAGCGATGTTCATACCTGCGAAGCGCCGTACGACATGGTGAAAACAATGCGTGCCTCCATTCTTGTATTGGGGCCATTGCTTGCCAGGTTCGGTCATGCGAGGGTTTCATTGCCTGGTGGTTGTGCCATCGGCTCGCGTCCGGTTGACCTGCATATCAAGGGCTTGCAGGCTATGGGTGCGGAGATTCATATCGATCATGGCTATATCGAGGCCAAGGCTGCCAAGCTCAAAGGCGCGCGCGTCTTCATGGATATTGTGACCGTGACGGGCACGGAAAACCTCATGATGGCTGCAACTCTCGCAGACGGCTTGACGATACTGGAAAACGCAGCCAAGGAGCCCGAGGTGGTGGATCTGGCAGAGTGCCTGGTCAAAATGGGGGCAAAGATTGAGGGTGCCGGTACCGATGTGATCACGGTCACGGGTGTTGCCAGCCTGCATGCGGCTAGCCATGATGTGGTATGTGACCGGATCGAAGCGGGTACTTACATGGTGGCTACTGCCATGACCGGTGGGGAAGTCAGACTCAGCAATGCACGTGCCGACCTGCTTGATGCGGTGATCGACAAGCTGCGCGAGAGTGGCGCTGAAGTCGAATGCAGTGACAACAGCATCATTGTGCGGAGCAAGGGAGTGGTAGAGCATCCCGGTACGCTGAAATCGGTGAGCATCCGCACTGCCCCACATCCGGCATTCCCCACCGATATGCAAGCCCAGTTCATGGCGCTGAACACGGTGGCTGACACAGTGGCGACGGTGACGGAAACCATTTTCGAAAATCGCTTCATGCATGTGCAGGAAATGCAGCGCCTGGGCGCCAATATCGAGGTAGAAGGGAATACGGCCATTGTGCGCGGCCGCGAGTTTCTCGAAGGGGCGACCGTGATGGCGACTGATTTGCGTGCTTCGGCCAGTTTGGTACTGGCCGCATTGGTTGCGCGTGGTGAAACGGTCATCGAACGCATTTACCACCTGGACCGTGGCTATGAGCGATTGGAAGAAAAGCTCCGGCAGCTGGGCGCGCGCATCCAGCGGATAAAGTAA
- the hisG gene encoding ATP phosphoribosyltransferase → MITIALSKGRIFEETTPLLAAAGITALEDPEASRKLILPTNRSDVRLIIVRATDVPTYVQYGAADLGIAGKDVLDEHGGEGLYQPLDLNIARCRMMVAVREDFDYVGSIRRGARLKVVTKYVKTAREHFAAKGMHVDLIKLYGSMELGPLVGLADAIVDLVSTGGTLRANNLKAVEEITDISSRLVVNQASLKLKRDQLQPIMDAFAQAVAANQ, encoded by the coding sequence ATGATTACTATCGCCCTTTCCAAGGGTCGCATTTTTGAGGAAACCACGCCTTTGCTTGCAGCGGCAGGGATTACCGCGCTTGAGGATCCTGAGGCATCGCGCAAGCTGATCCTGCCTACCAATCGCTCCGATGTCCGTCTGATCATCGTGCGGGCCACCGATGTGCCGACTTACGTACAATACGGCGCCGCCGATCTGGGGATTGCAGGCAAGGACGTGCTGGACGAACATGGCGGCGAAGGCTTGTACCAGCCGCTGGACCTGAACATTGCGCGTTGCCGCATGATGGTCGCGGTCCGCGAGGATTTCGACTATGTTGGCTCCATTCGCCGCGGTGCGCGGCTCAAGGTCGTGACCAAGTACGTCAAGACTGCGCGTGAGCATTTCGCGGCCAAGGGTATGCATGTCGACCTCATCAAGCTCTATGGCTCGATGGAGCTCGGCCCCCTGGTTGGCCTGGCTGATGCCATCGTGGACTTGGTCAGTACAGGCGGTACTTTGCGTGCCAACAACCTCAAGGCGGTAGAGGAAATTACCGACATCAGTTCGCGCCTCGTCGTGAACCAGGCGTCACTCAAGCTCAAGCGCGACCAGTTGCAGCCCATCATGGATGCGTTTGCCCAGGCCGTGGCGGCCAATCAATAA
- the hisD gene encoding histidinol dehydrogenase → MNIRRFSTSDASFDQDLKALLAFETAQDDTIDNVVADILRNVKTRGDAAVLEYTQRFDRLDAQSMAQLEIAEAELHAALDGLPAEQREALQQAAQRVRDYHEKQLMSSWTYTEADGTLLGQQVTALDRVGLYVPGGKAAYPSSVLMNAIPAKVAGVQELIMVVPTPGGEKNQLVLAAAAVCGVDRVFCIGGAQAVGALAYGTETVPQVDKIVGPGNAYVAAAKRRVFGVVGIDMVAGPSEILVICDGKTNPDWVAMDLFSQAEHDELAQAILLSPDAAFLDAVQASIERLVEEMPRKEIIRTSLQNRGALIKVNDLDQAAEIANYIAPEHLELSVDDPLTYSKKIRHAGAIFMGRDTCEALGDYCAGPNHVLPTSRTARFSSPLGVYDFQKRSSLIMVSSAGAQKLGRVAATLAYGEGLQAHARSAEFRLKG, encoded by the coding sequence ATGAATATCAGACGTTTTTCTACAAGCGATGCAAGTTTTGATCAGGACCTAAAAGCCCTGCTTGCATTTGAGACCGCACAAGACGACACGATAGACAACGTCGTGGCGGACATTCTGCGCAATGTCAAAACCCGTGGCGATGCTGCCGTGCTGGAATATACTCAGCGTTTCGACCGACTGGATGCGCAATCCATGGCCCAGCTCGAAATCGCCGAGGCCGAGCTCCATGCCGCCCTGGATGGTCTGCCCGCTGAGCAGCGCGAAGCATTGCAGCAGGCGGCGCAACGTGTGCGGGATTACCACGAGAAACAGCTGATGTCCTCCTGGACCTATACCGAGGCAGACGGTACCTTGCTCGGGCAGCAGGTCACTGCGCTGGACCGCGTCGGCCTCTATGTGCCCGGTGGCAAGGCGGCTTATCCGTCTTCTGTGCTCATGAATGCAATCCCAGCCAAGGTCGCTGGGGTGCAGGAGCTCATCATGGTGGTGCCGACCCCGGGTGGGGAAAAGAATCAACTGGTGCTAGCAGCTGCGGCGGTGTGCGGCGTCGATCGCGTCTTTTGTATCGGCGGAGCCCAGGCAGTAGGTGCATTGGCGTATGGCACGGAAACCGTGCCGCAGGTCGACAAGATCGTCGGCCCCGGCAATGCCTATGTGGCGGCAGCCAAGCGCCGCGTGTTCGGCGTGGTGGGCATCGACATGGTGGCCGGTCCGTCTGAAATCCTCGTGATCTGCGACGGCAAGACCAATCCCGACTGGGTGGCGATGGATTTGTTTTCCCAGGCCGAGCACGATGAGCTGGCGCAAGCCATCCTGCTGTCGCCTGATGCCGCTTTCCTCGATGCGGTGCAAGCCAGTATCGAGAGGTTGGTCGAGGAAATGCCGCGCAAGGAGATTATCCGCACCTCGCTTCAGAACCGCGGCGCCCTCATCAAGGTGAATGATCTGGACCAGGCGGCGGAGATTGCCAACTATATCGCGCCTGAGCACTTGGAACTGTCGGTGGATGATCCGCTGACATACAGCAAGAAAATCCGCCACGCGGGTGCCATCTTCATGGGGCGCGACACTTGCGAGGCATTGGGAGATTACTGCGCTGGCCCGAACCACGTCCTGCCTACATCCCGTACCGCACGCTTTTCATCGCCGCTCGGCGTCTATGACTTCCAGAAGCGCTCCAGCCTGATCATGGTGTCCAGCGCCGGCGCGCAGAAGTTAGGCCGTGTGGCGGCCACCTTGGCCTATGGCGAAGGCTTGCAGGCGCACGCTCGTTCTGCTGAATTCCGCTTGAAGGGGTGA
- the hisC gene encoding histidinol-phosphate transaminase — translation MSKFWSAIVHELTPYVPGEQPKLTNLVKLNTNENPYGPSPKVLAALEAEVADSLRLYPDPTSAKLVQAVAKFYNVPATHVFVGNGSDEVLAHTFQALLKHDQPILFPDITYSFYPVYCGLYGIEYQTIALNDEFQIDVSDYKRPNGGIIFPNPNAPTGCGLPLAEIERLLEVNTESVVVVDEAYVDFGAESVVGLVARYPNLLVTHTMSKARSLAGLRVGYAIGQPPLIEALTRVKDSFNSYPLDRFAISGATAAIEDKAYFEETCRKVVATRQALVRELQALGFFVLPSVANFIFARHGKRSGDELAASLRARNIIVRHFSKPARISDFLRITIGTDVQSQALVEALKDILIH, via the coding sequence TTGAGCAAGTTCTGGAGCGCGATTGTGCATGAGCTGACGCCCTATGTTCCAGGGGAGCAGCCTAAACTGACCAATCTGGTCAAGCTCAATACCAATGAGAATCCCTATGGACCAAGCCCCAAGGTACTTGCTGCACTTGAGGCGGAGGTGGCAGACAGCCTGCGCCTGTATCCTGATCCGACCTCGGCCAAACTGGTACAGGCCGTGGCGAAATTCTATAACGTGCCTGCCACGCATGTGTTTGTCGGCAACGGCTCCGATGAAGTGCTGGCCCACACTTTTCAGGCATTGCTCAAGCATGATCAGCCGATTCTGTTTCCTGACATCACTTATAGTTTTTACCCGGTATATTGCGGATTGTATGGGATCGAATACCAGACCATCGCCTTGAATGATGAATTCCAAATTGATGTAAGCGATTACAAACGCCCGAACGGTGGCATCATCTTCCCCAATCCAAATGCACCGACGGGTTGCGGCCTGCCGCTTGCTGAGATCGAACGGCTGCTCGAGGTGAATACCGAGTCGGTAGTGGTAGTCGACGAAGCGTATGTCGACTTCGGTGCCGAATCGGTAGTGGGACTGGTTGCCCGGTATCCCAACCTGCTGGTGACGCATACCATGTCCAAGGCACGCTCCCTGGCTGGTCTTCGTGTTGGCTATGCCATCGGGCAGCCACCCCTGATTGAAGCATTGACCCGGGTCAAGGATAGCTTCAACTCCTATCCGCTGGACCGCTTTGCAATCAGCGGCGCTACCGCGGCAATCGAAGACAAGGCCTACTTTGAAGAAACCTGCCGCAAGGTGGTTGCCACCAGGCAGGCGCTGGTCAGGGAGTTACAGGCTTTGGGGTTTTTCGTGCTACCCTCCGTTGCCAATTTCATTTTTGCGCGTCATGGCAAGCGCAGCGGTGATGAGCTGGCTGCCAGTTTGCGTGCACGCAACATCATCGTGAGGCATTTCAGCAAACCTGCCCGTATCAGTGATTTCTTGCGGATTACGATTGGCACCGATGTCCAGTCGCAGGCGCTGGTCGAGGCTCTGAAAGACATTTTGATTCATTGA
- the hxlA gene encoding 3-hexulose-6-phosphate synthase → MALDSLDFDQTVALATTVAPHVDILEIGTPCIKYNGIKLLETLRAKFPNNKILVDLKTMDAGFYEAEPFYKAGADIVTVLGTADIGTIKGVIDVANKYGKKAQVDLINVTDKAARTKEVAKLGAHIIGVHTGLDQQAAGQTPFADLNLVSSLNLGVDISVAGGVKATTAKQVVDAGATIVVAGAAIYGAADPAAAAAEISAAAKGTQSSGGLFGWLKKLFS, encoded by the coding sequence ATGGCATTAGATTCACTAGATTTCGATCAGACTGTAGCGCTTGCTACGACTGTTGCACCACATGTTGATATTCTTGAAATCGGTACTCCTTGTATCAAGTACAACGGTATCAAGTTGCTGGAGACTCTCCGCGCAAAGTTCCCTAACAACAAGATCCTGGTTGACCTGAAGACCATGGATGCTGGTTTTTACGAAGCAGAGCCTTTCTACAAGGCAGGTGCCGACATCGTGACCGTGCTCGGCACTGCTGACATTGGCACGATCAAAGGCGTCATTGATGTTGCCAACAAATACGGCAAGAAGGCTCAAGTCGACCTGATCAACGTGACTGACAAGGCTGCACGCACCAAGGAAGTGGCCAAGCTCGGCGCTCACATCATTGGCGTTCACACTGGTTTGGATCAACAGGCTGCTGGTCAGACACCGTTTGCCGATCTCAACCTTGTTTCCAGCCTGAACCTGGGTGTTGACATTTCCGTAGCTGGTGGCGTGAAGGCGACTACCGCCAAACAAGTGGTTGATGCAGGTGCCACAATTGTTGTTGCTGGTGCGGCTATCTATGGTGCTGCCGATCCTGCTGCTGCTGCTGCTGAAATCAGCGCTGCGGCCAAGGGTACACAAAGCAGTGGTGGCCTGTTTGGCTGGCTGAAGAAACTGTTCAGCTAA
- the hisB gene encoding imidazoleglycerol-phosphate dehydratase HisB, which translates to MRNAEVSRNTLETKIAVAINLDGTGISRLNSGVGFFDHMLDQIARHGMMDISVECQGDLHIDAHHTVEDVGIALGQAFSKALGDKKGIRRYAHAYVPLDEALSRVVLDISGRPGLEFNVEFTRARIGEFDVDLVSEFFQGFVNHAAITLHIDNLRGKNAHHQAETIFKAFGRALRAAVELDPRMVGIMPSTKGSL; encoded by the coding sequence ATGCGTAACGCTGAAGTGAGCCGCAATACCCTGGAAACCAAGATTGCCGTTGCCATCAACTTGGATGGTACGGGTATATCCAGGCTGAATAGCGGAGTCGGTTTTTTCGACCATATGCTGGACCAGATTGCACGGCATGGCATGATGGATATCAGCGTCGAGTGCCAGGGAGACCTGCATATCGATGCGCACCATACCGTTGAGGATGTGGGTATCGCCTTGGGGCAGGCGTTTAGCAAGGCCCTGGGCGACAAGAAAGGCATACGACGCTATGCGCATGCCTATGTGCCGCTGGACGAAGCCCTGTCGCGGGTCGTGCTGGATATTTCCGGGCGGCCAGGACTCGAGTTCAATGTGGAGTTTACTCGAGCCCGCATTGGGGAGTTTGATGTTGACCTGGTTAGTGAATTCTTCCAGGGATTTGTCAATCACGCTGCTATCACGCTGCATATAGACAATTTACGCGGCAAAAATGCGCACCATCAAGCAGAAACCATTTTCAAGGCATTTGGCCGTGCTTTGCGCGCTGCAGTTGAACTCGACCCCCGTATGGTGGGTATAATGCCTTCAACTAAAGGCAGCTTATAG